Below is a window of Catalinimonas alkaloidigena DNA.
GCCAGCGTACACGCCATCTGACCGTCGTAGTAGAAGACTCCTTTCGGGAGCAAAATGCCAGTGCCATTGTGCGTACTTGCGACTGTTGCGGCATCCAAGACCTGCACCTCGTGGCGAATTCGTCCGATTACCAAGTGGCAGAAAACATTGCCATGGGAGCCCGAAAATGGGTTGACCTCCACCTGTACCGCGATCATCCGGACAACACCGTGGCTTGCCTGGAGCGTTTGCGGGCAGAGGGATATCAGGTGGTGGCGACCACACCGCATCAACGGGCGGCCACGCCGGATACGTTCGATCTGAAACGCCCGTCGGCGCTATTCTTTGGGCGGGAAAAACGTGGACTTTCGCCGGTGGTGTTCCAGGAGGCCGATGCTGTGTTGCACATTCCGATGGTGGGCTTCACCGAAAGCTATAACATCGCCGTTTCGGCGGCCTTGGTACTCTACACGCTAACACAGCGTTTGCGGCAACAGGAAGACACAACGTGGCAACTGGCACCCGACGAAGCGCTGGTGCTGCGTTTGCGGTGGGCGTTGCGTTCGTTGCCGCGCGGCCGGGCCTTGGTAGAGCATTTCTATGCGCAGCGAGGACAGCCCTTCCCTGCGGAACTCGACAGTTGGTTATGACCCTAGATCAGGACGCCTAAAGAGGAGAAAGAAAGGTGCGCGGAGATGGCGGCGCACCTTTTATTTATTATTCTTCAGCGGCCAGCAAAGTGATGCTGGCACCGTGCAGGCCGTCGGCGATGCGAATCTGGCACGACAGACGACTCTCGTCCTCAACGTAGGGGAGGGTATCGAGCATGTCGAGTTCGGCATCTTCCGGTTCGGGAACGTCGGCGTTTTCCAGGCGGATGTGGCACGTGGCACAGAGGGCCA
It encodes the following:
- a CDS encoding 2Fe-2S iron-sulfur cluster-binding protein encodes the protein MDLVKFTVNEPDGSQTELEAPTDMGLSLMEFLKASEYPIQATCGGMALCATCHIRLENADVPEPEDAELDMLDTLPYVEDESRLSCQIRIADGLHGASITLLAAEE
- a CDS encoding TrmH family RNA methyltransferase; translation: MSSLLPSAVPMEELLQFLETYLTDERRQKLVEVARQRTRHLTVVVEDSFREQNASAIVRTCDCCGIQDLHLVANSSDYQVAENIAMGARKWVDLHLYRDHPDNTVACLERLRAEGYQVVATTPHQRAATPDTFDLKRPSALFFGREKRGLSPVVFQEADAVLHIPMVGFTESYNIAVSAALVLYTLTQRLRQQEDTTWQLAPDEALVLRLRWALRSLPRGRALVEHFYAQRGQPFPAELDSWL